The following proteins are encoded in a genomic region of Xanthomonas citri pv. mangiferaeindicae:
- a CDS encoding short-chain fatty acid transporter: protein MFQRATRLSVRLVERYLPDAYVFVLIFTAIAAAAALAIERTAPLELVRHWGNGFWELLGFSMQMLLVLVTGFILARTPPVARMLTALASRCRTPRNAIVVVTLVALVANWINWGFGLVIGALFAREVARHVRVDYRLLVASAYSGFLVWHGGLSGSIPLTIATEGHFLQETMGLIPTSETIFAPFNLMIVALLAIAVPLINRAMTPNEHDAVLFSPPDDPAPPALAHDATPAVRLEHGWLLSLAIGAAGLVYLVDHFATGGGLNLNIVNYGFLMLGIVLHRTPARLLAALQEAIKGGAGIVVQFPFYAGIMAILVGSGLATTLSEWFVSFASASTLPLWTFLSAGLINMFVPSGGGQWAVQAPVMVPAAQALDADLARVAMAVAWGDAWTSMLQPFFALPLLAIAGLKIKDIMGYCLMLLFASGVIIGAVLLLA from the coding sequence ATGTTCCAGCGCGCCACGCGCCTGTCCGTTCGCCTGGTCGAACGCTACCTGCCCGATGCCTACGTCTTCGTCCTGATCTTCACCGCGATCGCCGCTGCGGCCGCGCTCGCGATCGAACGCACAGCGCCCCTGGAGCTCGTGCGCCATTGGGGCAACGGCTTCTGGGAGCTGCTCGGTTTCTCGATGCAGATGCTGCTGGTGTTGGTGACCGGCTTCATCCTCGCCCGCACCCCGCCCGTCGCGCGGATGCTCACTGCGCTGGCCTCGCGCTGCCGCACGCCGCGCAATGCGATCGTGGTCGTCACGCTGGTGGCGCTGGTTGCCAACTGGATCAACTGGGGCTTCGGGCTGGTGATCGGGGCACTGTTCGCACGCGAGGTCGCCCGCCATGTGCGCGTGGATTACCGCCTGCTGGTCGCCAGTGCCTACTCCGGTTTCCTCGTGTGGCATGGCGGTCTGTCGGGATCGATCCCGTTGACGATTGCGACCGAGGGCCACTTCCTCCAGGAGACGATGGGACTGATCCCGACCAGCGAGACGATCTTCGCGCCGTTCAACCTGATGATCGTCGCGCTGCTGGCGATCGCGGTGCCACTGATCAACCGTGCGATGACGCCCAACGAACACGATGCGGTGCTCTTCTCGCCGCCCGACGACCCCGCGCCGCCCGCACTGGCGCACGACGCCACGCCGGCAGTGCGTCTCGAGCACGGCTGGCTTCTGTCGCTGGCGATCGGTGCGGCGGGCCTGGTCTACCTGGTCGACCACTTCGCCACCGGCGGCGGTCTCAATCTCAACATCGTCAACTATGGTTTCCTGATGCTGGGCATCGTGCTGCATCGCACGCCCGCCCGATTGCTCGCCGCACTGCAGGAAGCGATCAAGGGCGGTGCCGGCATCGTGGTGCAGTTCCCGTTCTACGCCGGGATCATGGCGATCCTGGTCGGCTCGGGGCTGGCCACGACGCTGTCGGAGTGGTTCGTCTCGTTCGCAAGCGCGTCGACGCTGCCGCTGTGGACGTTCCTGTCCGCCGGCCTGATCAACATGTTCGTGCCGTCCGGCGGCGGCCAGTGGGCCGTGCAGGCGCCGGTGATGGTGCCCGCCGCGCAGGCGCTCGACGCCGACCTTGCGCGCGTGGCAATGGCGGTCGCCTGGGGCGATGCGTGGACGAGCATGCTGCAGCCATTCTTCGCGCTGCCGCTGCTGGCGATCGCAGGACTGAAGATCAAAGACATCATGGGCTACTGCCTGATGCTGCTGTTCGCATCGGGCGTGATCATCGGCGCGGTGCTGCTGCTCGCCTGA
- a CDS encoding nitroreductase yields MSNNPFLEASRRRRSQYSLGRTLPISQQATTELIQEAVRLSPSSFNSQSSRAVILFGDQSQTFWDIVKDALRAIVPADGFAATEAKIDSFAAGAGTVLFYEDQDVVRGLQQQFPLYADNFPVWSEHASAMAQFSVWTALANAGIGASLQHYNPLPDAAAAAQWSLPASWTLRAQMPFGSNEAPFGDKDFIDDAVRFRVHG; encoded by the coding sequence ATGTCCAACAATCCGTTCCTTGAAGCCTCGCGTCGTCGCCGCAGCCAGTACAGCCTCGGGCGTACGCTGCCGATCTCGCAGCAGGCGACCACCGAGCTGATCCAGGAGGCCGTGCGCCTGAGCCCGTCGTCGTTCAACTCGCAGAGCTCGCGGGCGGTGATCCTGTTCGGCGATCAGAGCCAGACCTTCTGGGACATCGTCAAGGACGCGCTGCGCGCCATCGTCCCGGCCGACGGCTTCGCCGCCACCGAGGCGAAGATCGACAGCTTCGCCGCCGGCGCCGGCACGGTGCTGTTCTACGAGGACCAGGACGTGGTCCGCGGTCTGCAGCAGCAGTTCCCGCTCTATGCGGACAACTTCCCGGTGTGGTCCGAGCACGCGAGTGCGATGGCGCAGTTCTCGGTCTGGACCGCGCTCGCCAATGCCGGCATCGGCGCCAGCCTGCAGCATTACAACCCACTGCCCGATGCTGCCGCGGCTGCGCAGTGGTCGCTGCCGGCAAGCTGGACGCTGCGCGCGCAGATGCCGTTCGGCTCGAACGAAGCGCCGTTCGGCGACAAGGATTTCATCGACGACGCGGTGCGGTTCCGCGTGCACGGCTGA